From one Triticum urartu cultivar G1812 chromosome 3, Tu2.1, whole genome shotgun sequence genomic stretch:
- the LOC125546218 gene encoding nematocyst expressed protein 3-like codes for MEPNAGGPALALVLVWLLCCLAAGASAAYSVPADPRRHPSPGPGRGGYYHGPAPAASPRRHHHRQHALSPAPAPHHAPSPTAGSDGLPSRPPVPVYTRAPEPQQATTTPHFGFPLEPTVGVAAGGPSGAPRKGAGGEGYPFIGSNPTVPLPTGVTDTATVRPLPDTTRIDDNAKVAGRAAEPVRAGAAMIGLLMAVLSTVALLLSSWS; via the exons ATGGAGCCCAATGCCGGCGGCCCCGCACTCGCTCTTGTTCTCGTCTGGCTCCTCTGCTGCCTCGCCGCCGGCGCCTCGGCGGCCTACTCCGTGCCGGCCGACCCCAGG CGGCACCCTTCGCCTGGTCCTGGACGCGGAGGCTACTACCACGGCCCTGCACCGGCAGCGTCCccgcgccgccaccaccaccgtcAGCACGCCCTCTCGCCGGCACCGGCGCCGCACCACGCTCCCTCGCCGACCGCGGGGAGCGACGGCCTGCCGTCTCGCCCGCCGGTCCCGGTCTACACCCGCGCCCCGGAGCCGCAGCAGGCGACCACCACCCCGCACTTCGGGTTCCCGCTGGAGCCGACGGTGGGCGTCGCCGCGGGCGGCCCGTCCGGAGCGCCCAGGAAGGGGGCCGGCGGCGAGGGGTACCCGTTCATCGGCAGCAACCCCACCGTGCCGCTGCCCACCGGCGTCACCGACACCGCCACTGTGCGCCCGCTCCCCGACACGACCCGCATCGACGACAACGCCAAG GTGGCCGGGCGTGCCGCCGAGCCCGTCCGGGCCGGGGCCGCCATGATTGGCCTCCTGATGGCCGTCCTCTCCACTGTTGCCTTGTTGCTGTCCTCCTGGAGCTAG